TTGTATATTTTCCCTGAAAAGTTGACCTTAGCGCCGTGAGTAAGGTGTCCACCGTGTGCTAGATCCATGCCCATTATGGTATCCCCTGGCTTTAACACTGCCATGTAAACCGCCATGTTTGCCTGACTGCCCGAGTGAGGTTGTACATTGGCATGCTCTGCACCAAAAAGTGCCTTTGCTCTTTCTATAGCTAAGTCTTCCACTATGTCCACGAACTCACAACCACCGTAATACCTTTTGTGGGGAAGGCCCTCTGCATACTTATTGGTCATTACAGAACCTTGCGCTTCCATAACCGCAAGAGAAGTAAAGTTTTCTGAAGCGATAAGCTCAAAATGGTAGAACTGTCTTTCGTATTCTTTTACTATAGCCGAATAAACTTCTGGGTCTGTATTAAACAGATGTCTCATTTTTCCTCCGTAAAAAATATTATATAAAAAGTAAACAAGAAGGAAGGCGCTGAAAAAAAGTAGAAGGAAAACCAAGTAAACTCGCAAAAATAGACTTTTCATATCTTAAGTATGTATCCCAATCCCTTCACTGTTTTTATATATCTACCGTGGGGATCTATCTTTTTTCTCAGCCTACTTATCAGTACTTCTATTATTCCCATCCGTATAACTTCTGGGCTATGTAAGTTTTAGACATTACTTTGTTGGAATTCAAAGCAAGGAGCATGAGAAGTTTCAGCTCCATGACTACTTCATAAGAATTAGATTTTTCCTTTACATACTCTTGGGCTATAAGTCCGTTAGAAACCCAGTCAACAAAAAACCTTCCTCTTCTAATCCTTTTTTGAGAAGTCTTCCTAAGGCTTTATCATCTTCTACTAATAAAAGCCTCATAATGTTTTAATTTTAAGCCTTGAATTTCGCAAAGAAAAATGTTATAATTATTAATAAGCTACCTGACAGGTCTTTTTTGTGGCCATGAGGGTAGCACAGGTAGGTCC
The DNA window shown above is from Hydrogenobacter hydrogenophilus and carries:
- a CDS encoding winged helix-turn-helix domain-containing protein, whose translation is MGIIEVLISRLRKKIDPHGRYIKTVKGLGYILKI